One Globicephala melas chromosome 18, mGloMel1.2, whole genome shotgun sequence DNA segment encodes these proteins:
- the KPNA3 gene encoding importin subunit alpha-4, translated as MAENPGLENHRIKSFKNKGRDVETMRRHRNEVTVELRKNKRDEHLLKKRNVPQEESLEDSDVDADFKAQNVTLEAILQNATSDNPVVQLSAVQAARKLLSSDRNPPIDDLIKSGILPILVKCLERDDNPSLQFEAAWALTNIASGTSAQTQAVVQSNAVPLFLRLLHSPHQNVCEQAVWALGNIIGDGPQCRDYVISLGVVKPLLSFINPSIPITFLRNVTWVIVNLCRNKDPPPPMETVQEILPALCVLIYHTDINILVDTVWALSYLTDGGNEQIQMVIDSGVVPFLVPLLSHQEVKVQTAALRAVGNIVTGTDEQTQVVLNCDVLSHFPNLLSHPKEKINKEAVWFLSNITAGNQQQVQAVIDAGLIPMIIHQLAKGDFGTQKEAAWAISNLTISGRKDQVEYLVQQNVIPPFCNLLSVKDSQVVQVVLDGLKNILIMAGDEASTIAEIIEECGGLEKIEVLQQHENEDIYKLAFEIIDQYFSGDDIDEDPSLIPEATQGGTYNFDPTANLQTKEFNF; from the exons AACAAAAGAGATGAACacttactgaaaaaaagaaatgttcccCAAGAAGAAAGTTTAGAAGATTCAGATGTTGATGCTGATTTTAAAGCA caaaaTGTAACACTAGAAGCTATATTGCAG AATGCCACAAGTGATAACCCAGTGGTCCAGTTGAGTGCTGTCCAGGCTGCAAG aaaaCTATTATCCAGTGACAGAAATCCACCAATTGATGACCTAATAAAATCTGGAATTTTACCAATTCTAGTGAAATGTCTAGAAAGGGATGATAA TCCTTCATTACAGTTTGAAGCTGCGTGGGCATTAACCAATATAGCATCAGGAACTTCTGCACAGACTCAAGCTGTTGTACAGTCTA atGCCGTACCTCTTTTTCTAAGACTTCTCCATTCACCACATCAGAATGTTTGTGAACAAGCAGTATGGGCTTTGGGAAACATTATAG gtGATGGTCCTCAATGTAGAGATTATGTCATATCACTGGGAGTTGTCAAACCTCTTCTGTCCTTCATCAATCCCTCCATTCCCATCACCTTCCTTCGGAACGTCACATGGGTCATTGTCAATCTCTGCAGGAATAAGGATCCCCCACCGCCTATGGAGACAGTTCAGGAG ATTTTGCCAGCATTATGTGTCCTCATATACCATACGGACATAAAC ATTCTTGTGGATACTGTTTGGGCACTGTCATACCTGACAGATGGAGGTAATGAGCAGATACAGATGGTTATTGATTCAGGGGTTGTGCCATTTCTTGTGCCCCTTCTGAGCCACCAGGAAGTGAAAGTTCAA ACAGCAGCACTCAGAGCGGTTGGCAACATAGTGACAGGTACCGACGAGCAGACCCAGGTTGTTCTCAACTGTGATGTCCTGTCACACTTCCCAAATCTCTTATCACACCcaaaagagaagataaataag GAAGCAGTGTGGTTCCTTTCCAACATTACAGCAGGCAACCAGCAACAAGTTCAAGCTGTAATAGATGCTGGATTGATCCCTATGATTATTCATCAACTTGCCAAG GGGGACTTTGGAACACAAAAAGAAGCTGCTTGGGCAATTAGCAACTTAACGATAAGTGGCAGAAAAGATCAA GTTGAGTACCTTGTACAGCAGAATGTAATACCACCATTCTGTAATTTACTGTCAGTAAAAGATTCTCAAGTTGTTCAGGTGGTTCTAGATGGTCTGAAAAACATTCTGATAATGGCTGGTGATGAAGCAAGCACAATAGCTGAAATAATAGAAGAATGCGGAG gTTTGGAGAAAATTGAAGTTTTACAGCAGCatgaaaatgaagacatataTAAATTAGCATTTGAAATCATAGATCAGTATTTCTCTGGTGATGAT ATTGATGAAGATCCTAGCCTCATTCCTGAAGCAACACAAGGAGGTACTTACAACTTTGACCCAACAGCCAACCTTCAAacaaaagaatttaatttttaa